GGCGCAGCTCATGCAGGAGCTCTTCCAGCCGCAGGACCCGCGCTCGCTCATGCTGCGTACCCACTGCCAGACCTCCGGCGTCAGCCTGACCAGCCGCGACCCCTACAACAACGTGATCCGCACCACGATCGAGGCGCTGGCCGCGGTCCTCGGTGGCACGCAGTCGCTGCACACCAATTCGTTCGACGAAGCGCTGGCCCTGCCGACGCCGTTCTCCGCACACATCGCCCGCAACACGCAACTGGTGATCCAGGAAGAGACCGCCGTGACCCGTGTCGTGGATCCGCTCGCCGGCTCCTACTACGTCGAGCATCTCACCGCCTCGCTCGCGGGCGAGGCCCGCAAGCTGATCGACGAGGTCGAGCAGCTCGGCGGCATGACACGGGCGGTGGAATCCGGCATGCCGAAGATGCGCATCGAGCAGTCGGCGGCGCTGCGCCAGGCCCGGATCGACCGCGGTGAAGAGGTGATCGTCGGCGTCAACCGCTACGAACGCGAAGACGAGCCGGAAATCGAGGTCCTCGACATCGACAACACGGCGGTGCGCAAGGCGCAGGTCGGGCGGCTGCAGCAGGTGCGCGCCACGCGTGACCGCGGAGCCTGCGAGGCAGCGCTGGCCGCACTGACCCGGGCGGCGGAAGAAAACCGCGGCAACCTGCTGGAACTGGCTATCGCCGCCGCTCGCTCCAGGGCGAGCGTCGGCGAGATCTCCGATGCGCTCGAGAAGGTGTTCGGACGCCATCGGGCGTTGATTCATTCCATCAGCGGAGTGTACGGATCCGTGTACGAAGGTGACGAAGGCTTCGCGCGCGTCAAGCAGGAGGTCGAGCACTTCGCGCGCCGCACCGGCCGCCGCCCGCGGCTGCTGGTTGCCAAGCTCGGCCAGGACGGGCATGACCGCGGCGCCAAGGTGATCGCAACGGCATTCGCGGACCTCGGCTTCGACGTGGACATCGGCCCGCTGTTCCAGACGCCCGAGGAGGCCGCGCGCCACGCGATCGAGAACGACGTGCACGTGGTCGGCGTCTCCTCCCAGGCGGCCGGCCACAAGACGCTGGTGCCGCAGTTGACCGCGGAACTCGCCCGCCAGGGTGGCGGCGACATCCTCGTGGTGTGCGGCGGCGTCATCCCGCCGCAGGACCACGCCATGCTCAAGGATGCCGGAGTTGCCGCGATTTTCGGGCCCGGCACCAATGTCCTGGTGTCGGCCGGCCAGGTACTGGAACTGCTCAAGGCAACATCCTGATCGGTGCCGCGGACCGGCGCCGGGAGAAAGATGCATGCAGGACATCATCCGTCAGCTCGAGGAGAAGCGCGAAGCAGCCAAGGTCGGCGGCGGCGCCAGGCGCATCGAGGCGCAGCACGCCAAGGGCAAGCTGACCGCGCGCGAACGTCTCGCGCTGCTGCTCGACGAAGGCAGTTTCGAAGAGTGGGACATGTTCGTGGAACATCGCTGCTCGGACTTCGGCATGGCCGAGCAGAAGATCCCGGGCGACGGCGTGGTGACGGGCTACGGCACCATCAACGGCCGGCTGGTATTCGTTTTCAGCCAGGATTTCACCGTGTTCGGCGGCTCGCTGTCGGAGGCGCACGCCGAAAAGATCTGCAAGATCATGGAGCAGGCGCTGAAGGTCGGCGCGCCGCTGATCGGTCTCAATGATTCCGGCGGCGCCCGCATCCAGGAAGGTGTGGCCTCGCTCGGCGGCTACGCGGAAGTCTTCCAGCGCAACGTGCTCGCCTCCGGCGTCGTGCCGCAGATTTCGGTCATCATGGGCCCCTGCGCCGGCGGCGCCGTGTATTCGCCCGCCATGACGGACTTCACCTTCATGGTGAAGGACAGCTCCTACATGTTCGTCACCGGGCCCGACGTGGTGAAGACCGTGACCCACGAGGAGGTCTCGGCCGAAGAGCTCGGCGGCGCCATGACGCACAGTTCGCGCTCGGGCGTGGCCGACCTCGCCATGGAGAACGACGTCGAGGCCTTGCTCAGCGCGCGCCGGTTCTTCAACTTCCTGCCGGCGAACAACCGCGAAAAGCCGCCGGTCTGGCCGACCACGGACTCCCTGTCGCGCACCGAGCCCTCGCTCGACACGCTCGTTCCGGACGACCCGGCGAAACCCTACGACATCAAGGAAGTGATCCTGAAGATCGCCGACGAGGGCGATTTCTTCGAACTGCAGCCCGATTACGCGAAGAACATCGTGATCGGCTTCATCCGCCTCGAAGGCGCCACCATCGGCGTGGTCGCCAACCAGCCGATGGTTCTGGCCGGCTGTCTCGACATCAGCTCCGCCATCAAGGGTGCGCGCTTCGTGCGCTTCTGCGACGCGTTCAATATCCCGATACTGACGCTGGAGGACGTGCCCGGCTTCATGCCCGGCACGGCGCAGGAGTACGGCGGGATCATCAAGCACGGCGCCAAGCTCCTCTATGCCTATGCCGAGGCCACCGTGCCCAAGGTCACGGTCATCACGCGCAAGGCCTACGGGGGTGCCTACGACGTGATGGCATCCAAGCATCTGCGCGGCGACGTGAACTTCGCCTGGCCGAGCGCCGAGATCGCCGTGATGGGCCCGAAGGGCGCGGTGGAGATCATCTTCCGCAAGGACCTGGGCGACGAGGCGGCGATTGCCGCGCGCACCGAAGAGTACCGGCGCAAGTTCGCAAACCCCTTCATCGCGGGCGCGCGCGGATTCATCGACGACGTCATCATGCCGCACGCGACCCGTACACGCGTCTGCCGGTCATTCGCCATGCTGCGCAACAAGGACCTGAAAAATCCCTGGCGCAAGCACGGCAACATACCCCTCTAGGCGTTCTTGCGGAGCGCGCAACCTAAATGTTCAAGAAAATCCTGATCGCGAACCGTGGCGAAATCGCCTGCCGCATCATCCGCACGGCCCGCCGCATGGGGATTCGCACCGTGGCGGTGTTCTCCGACGCGGACCGTCATGCCCTGCACGTGCGCATGGCCGACGAGGCGGTGCACATCGGTCCGGCACCTTCGGCACAGAGCTACCTCGTCGCAGAACGCATCATCGAGGCCTGCCGCACGACCGGCGCGGAGGCCGTGCACCCGGGCTTCGGCTTCCTCTCCGAGCGGGCCGCCTTCGCCGAGGCGCTGGCGAAGGCCGGGGTGGTTTTCATCGGCCCGGGCGTCCATGCAATCAACAGCATGGGCGACAAGATCACCTCGAAGCTGCTCGCGCAGAAGGCCGGCGTATCCACGATACCCGGCTTTACCGGCGTCATCACGAACGCCGACCACGCGGTGAAAATCGCCCGCGAGATCGGCTACCCGGTGATGCTCAAGGCCTCGGCCGGCGGCGGCGGCAAGGGCATGCGCATCGCGCGGAGCGACGCGGAGTGCCGCGAGGGTTTCGAGCGGGCCACCAACGAAGCGCAGGCCGCCTTCGGCGACGGACGCGTGTTTGCCGAGAAGTTCATCGAGGACCCGCGCCATGTCGAGATCCAGGTGCTGGCGGACAAGCACGGCAACGTGATCTACCTCGGCGAGCGCGAGTGCTCCATCCAGCGCCGCCACCAGAAGGTGCTCGAGGAGGCGCCCTCGCCGCTGCTCGACGAGAAGACGCGCAAGGCCATGGGCGAACAGGCGGTCGCGCTGGCGAAGGCCGTGGATTACTCGTCGGCAGGCACGGTGGAGTTCGTCACCGACCAGCAGCGCAATTTCTACTTCCTCGAGATGAACACGCGCCTGCAGGTCGAGCATCCGGTGACCGAAATGGTCACCGGGGTCGACCTCGTGGAACTCATGATCCGCGTCGCTTTCGGGGAGAAACTGCCGCTGCAGCAGAAGGATGTGAAGCTCCGCGGCTGGGCGCTCGAGGCGCGCATCTACGCCGAGGATCCGTTCCGGAATTTCCTGCCGTCCACGGGACGCCTCGTCCGCTACCGTCCGCCCCTGCAGACGCCGCACGTGCGTGTGGACACGGGCATCGAGGAAGGCGGCGAGGTGTCGATGTATTACGACCCGATGATCGCCAAGCTCGTCACCCACGGCGAGACCCGGGACGAAGCGATCGCGCGCATGCAGGACGCGCTCGACGCGTACTACATCCGGGGAGTGGCCCACAACATCAGTTTCCTGAACGCGGTGCTCACGAAGCAGCGTTTCCGCGAGGGCCGCCTCAGCACGGGCTTCATCGCCGAGGAGTACCCGGACGGCTTCCACGCCGCCACCCTGGCACACGCCAACCCGGCCCTGCTGATCGTGCTCGCCGCGACCGTGCACCGGCGCTTCATGGACCGCGCGGCGAGGCTCTCCGGCCAGTTACCGAGCCACGAGCGTCGCGTCGGGGCGGACTTCGTGGTGATCGTCAACCGCGAGCAGCACCCGGTCCAGTTGCTGCCGGTCGAGGGTGGCTACGAAGTCCGCCACGGCGGCCAGGCCTATCATGTCGTCACCGCCTGGCAGATGGGCCAGCCGCTGCTCAAGGCGGAAGTCGGCGGGCAGCGCGTGACCGCACAGGTCGACCGCATCGGCCTGCGCTACCGGATCGCACACCGTGGCTCGCAGATAGACGCGCTGGTGGTGACGCCGGCAACCGCCGCACTCGAGACGCTGATGCCCGAGAAGCGACCGCCGGATCTTTCGAAGTTCCTGCTGTCGCCGATGCCGGGCCTGCTCAAGCGACTCGCAGTCAAGGTCGGGGACGAAGTCAAGGCCGGCGAGGAACTCGCGATCGTCGAAGCGATGAAGATGGAGAACAGCCTGCGGGCGGCCGACGACGTGGTCATAGCGAAGATCCTCGCCAGCGAAGGCCAGAGCCTCGCGGTGGATCAGCCGATCCTGGCGTTCGAGTAACGGGGCGGCACGGCGCCGGCAGCGCGCCATTGCGGTGGTGCAGGCCGCGGATCCCGCCCTGACTTAGAATGACCTGATGTCCACGCCAGCCGCCCTGTCACCCGAAGCACTCGCGCAGCAGGTCCGCTCGGGCGACCGGCGAGCGCTCGCGCGCGCCATCACGCTGGTGGAGTCCAGTCGTCGCGAGGACCAGGAACCCGCCGATCGCCTGCTCGGGATGCTTGCCCCCGAGGCGGGCCGCTCCCTGCGCATCGCGATCACCGGTGTGCCGGGCGTCGGCAAGTCCACGTTCATCGAGGCCCTCGGCAATCACATGATCGACCGCGGCCACCGCGTCGCGGTGCTCGCCGTGGACCCGTCGTCTGCCATCAGCGGCGGATCCATCCTCGGCGACAAGACCCGCATGGAAACGCTCGGGCGACGGCCGGAAGCCTTCATCCGCCCCTCGCCGGCCGGACGCACGCTCGGCGGCGTCACCCGGCACACCCGCGAGGCGATGCTCCTGGTGGAAGCCGCGGGTTTCGATGTCGTGCTGGTGGAGACCGTCGGCGTGGGACAATCCGAAACGGCGGTGGCCGAGATGACCGACATGTTCGTCCTGCTGCTGCTTCCCGGTGGCGGCGATGAACTGCAGGGCATCAAGCGCGGTATCGTCGAGCGCGCCGACCTGGTGGCCGTCAACAAATGCGATGGCGAGATGCGCCCCGCGGCCGAGCGGGCCATGGCCGATTACCGCAGCGCACTCGGCCTCCTGCACCCGCGTTCGGCCCGCTGGCAGGTGCCGGTGCTGGCCTGCTCCGCGCGTGACGGCGCCGGCATCGACGCGATCTGGGCGGACATCGAGCGGTTCCGCACGACCATGACGGAGACCGGTGAGTTCGCGACGCAACGGGCCCGGCAGGCGCGCGCCTGGCTGTGGAGCGAGATCGCCGAGACCTTGCTCGATTCCCTGCGCGAGGACGCAACGATGCGCCAGCGCGTCGCGGCGATCGAAGCGGCGGTCGCGGGCGGACAGTCGGCGCCGCGGGTCGCGGCCCGGGAACTGGTCGCCATATTCCTGCACCAGAGCCCGGCAACGGATTCCTGACTCGGGGGACAACGATGATCGGCAGGCTCAATCACGTCGCGATCGTGGTGCCGGACCTCAAGGCAGCCACCACCCTGTACCGCGAAACGCTCGGCGCGAAGGTTTCCGCGCCGGTGCCGCTGGCGGAGCATGGCGTGACCACCGTATTCGTGGAACTGCCCAATTCCAAGATCGAGCTGCTGCACCCGCTGGGGGATGAATCGCCGATCCGCCGCTTCCTGGACAGTCACCCCGCCGGCGGCGTCCATCACCTCTGTTACGAAGTGGCCGACATTCTCGTCGCGCGCGACCGGCTGAAGGCGGCTGGCGCGCGCGTGCTGGGCGATGGCGAGCCGAAGACCGGTGCCCACGGCAAGCCCGTGCTGTTCCTGCACCCGAAGGATTTCTGCGGCACCTTGATCGAGCTCGAGCAGGCCTGAGCGCTCCCCTCCCAGCTGCGGAGCCGTGATCGAATGGCGGTCAGTGACCGAGGTCAGCCTGGCAGGGCGCCGCGCTCGGGACGGCCTGCAACGGGCGTGTGAGGCCGGCGCAGCAGGAGCGCAGCCGTAGCCGAAGTCGAGCGAGCGCAGTACATGGACGTACGGAGCGAGCGTCCCGGCGCAGGCCGTCCCGAGCACAGCCGCGTCGCCGGGGCGTCTTCCGCGAACAAGCGGAGCGTCAGCGCACGGCGCCGAGCGTCGTGCCGAGATCCCTGACCGCCGCGGCAGTGGCCGCTTCCGGTTTGGCCGCGCAGTAATCCACGAGGTGGGCCGTCAGGCGGTCGAACGTCCACTCGCCGCCGCCCGCCTCGGCAGCCGCCGTCACCACCTCGTCGAGGGTCTTGCCCGACGTCGCGGCGAAATAGCCGGCCGCCCAGGTGAGCAGCGACAGCCGCGTGCCGAGCGGTCCGACCACGATCATCTGGCTGAACACGCGGCAGGGAATGGCACCGATATCGGGCACACCGCCCATGCCGGCAGGCAGCTTGACGTTCGCGGCCGGTACGCCGGCGGAGCCGAACAACAGGCCGATGATCAGCGCCACCCGCAGCACGGGGCGTAGCAGAGCAACACGAGTCATGGTCACCTCGCCTCGGAATCCGGTTTTTGATTCATCGCCACGACACCGCAGCTTCCCCGCAGCTCGGCGGTGAGCCCTACTTCTTCCACCCACCGACCTCCGAGGGCTTCTTCGGCGCAAGCAGCAGCAGACCGACCAGCACCAGAAAGGCGACGAAAATCACCGACATTTCCAGCGTGTAGCTCCACGGATCCACCCAGATCGCGTTCATGCGGTCGAACTTCTCGAGGATCTCGACGTTCACCCAGGCAATGTTGCCGACGGGAATGGCATACCGCAGGGCCGTCGACGTGCGCTTGAACTGGATCAGCCTTGTGAAACAGAAACCAGCCCAGACGGTCGCGACGAACATCGAGGCCAGGTTGAGTGCAACGAACAGGTCGCTCTTGCCCACCAGCCCCGGATCGAAAATGAGCAGGTTCCAGGCATAACAGAACCAGGTCACGAAAAACGTTTCCATGAAGGTGATGATGGCGTAGTTGCGATCCTTGGCCGTCTTGGTGCTGGGGCCGAGCCCTTCCTTGAGGCCCAGCTTGTCCTGGAACCACAGGAACATGTTGCAGCGGGTGTCCTTGTCGAAGGTGTAGTACGACAGCATCATCAGCAGCACGCCGACCGTGGAGCCCATGATCATGTACTCGGGCCAGGTTCCGCTGACGCGCAGGCCATCCACGCCGTCCATGCGCGGCAGCATTCCCCAGTTCATGCGTCCGTACCACATGAAGAAGAACTCCACCCAGCACATCCACACGATGATGCCGCCGAAGAAACCGATCCAGGTCTGGAAGCTCTCGTTCTTCGACTTCACCCCGTACCAGAGCATGACGATGCCGGAGAATCCGAGCAGCGGCGACACGGCCAGCGTGGTCTCGCGGCCGAGTTCGTGCTCGATCAGGACCATCATCGTGTGCGCCAGCCCGACGCCGATGAACATCAACACGAAGGTGACGATGCCGACGATGGGCGGCTGCCAGAGCCTGGATTTGCCGGCAGCCGGTGCGTTTGCCGATGTGGACATGAGCCTGCTCCTCGATCACCCGTGTCAGTTGGCAGCGCTGTTCAATCTAGAACGATCACTGCCCGAGGTCACCGTGGCACGTTGTCGCGACACTACGGCTGGCGTGTGTCTCATGTTCGATGCGCGGCCACGCAGGCTCCTGCCTGACCGGGGTGCAGGCGACGGCCGACGGCTATTTCCGGAGCCGGGGCAGCAGCGAACCCGCGGATCTCGTAACGGCAATCAACCGGGCCCGTTCGCCCGCAACCGGTCGAGCTTGTCCGCGTAGCCAGCGCGCAACGACTCGTCACCGCTCAATCGTGCCGCGCGGGCAAGCCAGCGTTCGGCGGCTGCCGTTTCACCGCGACGCAGATAACTCAGCCCGAGCAGTGTGGCGAAACGTTCCTCCGCTGGCTTCTCGCGCGTGGCATAGCGCAGATGCCCGATCGCCGTATCGTAGTCCTGCTGACTGAACGCCTGCCGGGCGAGGATATATCTGAAGTACGGATTGCCCAGGCGGTGGCGCTCGATGCGGCTGCGGTACTCATCGGCGAGGTCTGGCCGGCCGAGCGCGCGGTAAGCGCGCTCGAGGCTGCTCAGCGCCACGGGTTCCCCTGGCGAGATATCCAGCACATGCCGCCATGCGGAGACAGCCCACCGGGCATGACCAGCGCGATGGTACAGCGAGCCCAGGTTGGCCCATGCGGGAGTGAAACTCTCGTCCTCCTCGATGGCCTTGCGGAAGTGTCGCAAGGCGTCCACGGTGGCACCCTGCTGCATGCGCTCCACACCGAGATTGTTGTGGTAGTGCGCCAGCGCACGCCGGTCCGCAATGGGGCGACGGTCGTAGGAGGAGCGAAAATCCTCGATGTCGAAGTCCACCACGCGCTCGTGCCAGGGGCTGTCGCGGACCAGTACATCGACGTGCCGGTTCAGCACGAAACTGTCGCCGCTGCGAGTCCACTCCGGCGGAATATCCACCTCCTGAAACTGCGCATCGAGACCGGCTTCGCGCGCCAGTGCGACGAACATCGCCGTAAAGGACAGGCAGTTCGCCTCTCGCCGGTGAAAGGCTTCGGCGGCGGAATAGGTCTGCGCGCCGTAGGCGACACCGACACCACCCTCGCCCATCACCGCCGCCAGCAACTGCCGCAGGCGCACCGCAGCGGAGGCATGTGGACTGACGTGCTCCGCGACAAAGCGGCGCATGGCATCGTCGGTGGCCAGGAAGTCATCATCGGGCAACGGTGCAGCCTGGTCGGCCAGCACCCTGGCCTGCAGCAGGGCTGCGGGGGGAATCCGTGCCCCGGGATCCTCGTCAGTTACAGGAGGCGTAGTGCAGCCGCTGGCGAGCAGCAGCGCGGCGAGAACCACGCCCGCCGTCCGCTGCAGGCGCCGCTCAGGGCTTGTGGGTCGCGAACACGCTCTTGCGGCCCGCTGCGTCGAGCGCGAGCACTTGGAATGCCTCGGCATCGGGGCCCTCCATGCCGGGCGAGCCGATCGGCATGCCCGGGACGTAGATTCCCGTGATTTGCGGCCGCGTCGTCAGCAATCGCAGGACATCCTCGGCGGGCACATGGCCTTCGACCACGTAGCCGCCGACACGCGCCGTGTGGCAGGAAGAAAGCTCAGGCGGCACCCGGAACTGCCGGCGGATCGGCGTCAGGTCGTCCATCTCGGTGACCTTGACCTTCAGTCCCGCTTCCTCGAGGTGGCGAACCCACACGGTGCAGCAGCCGCAGGTCGGCGTCTTCCACACCTCCACCGTCGGCAATTGCGGCTCCGCCGCAGCAACGACGCGAGCGCCCAGGGCCAGCGCCAGCCATGCGGCGCAAATCACGCGGATCAACCTATTTTCCATGGGGTGCAGTCTGCCGCCGCGCAGGGGCCAATGTCCAGACCGTGCCGGGCTGCGGTAGCGGCCGCTGCAGGAGCGGCACGCGAACGACCCGCGCCTCAGTGCGACAACTGCGCGGCGGCGTCGCGGATGGTGGCCGTACTGATCGCCGCCGCGTACTGTGCCTCGTAGCCTGCGCCCCGCAGCGTCTTGCGCACGATGCTCTCGAGGTTCGGGCGCTTGTCTGCCGGCCCCTCACCGCTGCCGATGCCGCCGCCGAACTCGATCATGTGCGTGACGCCCTGGGCCATGGCGGTGCCAAGGCAACCCACCCAGTCGACGGGATTGAACAACTGGAAGAACAGCCGGGTACGGATCGCTCCCGGCTCCGGGTCGTGCAATCCCGCGGTGTAGTTCGACAGCACGCCGTTGCCGGGCGGCGCGAACGCCGTTGCGTCCAGCGTCTCGCGAAAGCGTCGCGCCGCCTCCACCATGAGATAGGTATGGAATGCGCCCTCGGTCGCGAGGCGCACCGCGCGCTTGCGCGGGTTGATCCGCTCCATCTCGGCCGCCAGCGACTCGAGATCGGTGTCGAGCCCGCCCACCACCGTCTGCTCCGGCAGGTTGATGCTGGCGATCTGGCAACAGTGGCGATCGGCCACGGCCCGCGCAGCCGCCCGGTCGAGCCCGAGCGCGAGCATCCCGCCGGCACCGTACTCGCCCATAAGTTCGCCCCGACGCTTCACCAGGCGCAGCCCCGCCGCAAGGCTCAGGCTGCCGGCCGCGACCAGTGCCGTGTACTCCCCGAGGCTGTGCCCGGCGGCGAGCACGGGCTGCGCCGCCGGCGCGAGCTCGCTGAAGGCCCGCAGGCAGGCAATGCTGTGCGTGAGCAGGGCCGGCTGCGTGTAACGCGTCAGCCCGATCTCGCCCTGCGGATCCTCGAACGACAACCGGGCGATGTCGTAGCCAAGCGCCTCGGAGGCCTCCGCGTAGGTGTCCCGGGCGACGGCAAACTCCGCCGCCACGTCGCTGCCCATGCCGCGGTACTGGGAGCCCTGCCCCGGGAAGACGAACATGATGCGCCGTTCGGCCATGACCAGTACCTGCTGAACAATGAGCGCGCAGAGAATAGCAAAAAGCCGATCGTCCTCCCTGCCTCAGGCAGCGCGCCGCTCGTCGAGCCAGGCTTCGAGCTCATCAGCACCACCGATGCGTCGGCCATCGATGAATACCTGCGGCACCGTGCCCGTGCCCGCCAGTGCCAGCAGCGCCGGGTGGCGAACATCGCGATTCAATGCGAGTTCCTCGAATTCGATGCCGTGGCGTTTCAATGCCGCCTTGGCCCGGGCGCAGTGCGGGCAACCGGCGCGGGTGAGCACCAGCACACTCGGCGGCGGGGCCGCCGCGGGGTCGAGGTAATGCAGCATCGTATCGGCATCGGAGACGTGAAACGGGTCGCCGGCCTCCTGCGGCTCGATGAACATCTTCTCGATCACGCCGTCACGGACCAGCATCGAGTAGCGCCATGAACGCATGCCGAAACCCAGATCGTCGCGATTGACCAGCAGGCCCATCTGCCGCGTGAACTCGCCGCTGCCATCGGGCACGAAGGTGACACGGTCAGCGCCCTGGCGCTCGCACCACTCGTTCATCACGAAGGTGTCGTTCACGGACACGCACAGGATCTCGTCGATA
This genomic interval from Gammaproteobacteria bacterium contains the following:
- a CDS encoding glutathione peroxidase; this translates as MFKSMEGRRVPDVTFKVRRDCDWVDVTSRQLFDGRNVVLFSLPGAFTPTCSSSHVPRYHQLAPAFRARGIDEILCVSVNDTFVMNEWCERQGADRVTFVPDGSGEFTRQMGLLVNRDDLGFGMRSWRYSMLVRDGVIEKMFIEPQEAGDPFHVSDADTMLHYLDPAAAPPPSVLVLTRAGCPHCARAKAALKRHGIEFEELALNRDVRHPALLALAGTGTVPQVFIDGRRIGGADELEAWLDERRAA
- the accC gene encoding acetyl-CoA carboxylase biotin carboxylase subunit is translated as MFKKILIANRGEIACRIIRTARRMGIRTVAVFSDADRHALHVRMADEAVHIGPAPSAQSYLVAERIIEACRTTGAEAVHPGFGFLSERAAFAEALAKAGVVFIGPGVHAINSMGDKITSKLLAQKAGVSTIPGFTGVITNADHAVKIAREIGYPVMLKASAGGGGKGMRIARSDAECREGFERATNEAQAAFGDGRVFAEKFIEDPRHVEIQVLADKHGNVIYLGERECSIQRRHQKVLEEAPSPLLDEKTRKAMGEQAVALAKAVDYSSAGTVEFVTDQQRNFYFLEMNTRLQVEHPVTEMVTGVDLVELMIRVAFGEKLPLQQKDVKLRGWALEARIYAEDPFRNFLPSTGRLVRYRPPLQTPHVRVDTGIEEGGEVSMYYDPMIAKLVTHGETRDEAIARMQDALDAYYIRGVAHNISFLNAVLTKQRFREGRLSTGFIAEEYPDGFHAATLAHANPALLIVLAATVHRRFMDRAARLSGQLPSHERRVGADFVVIVNREQHPVQLLPVEGGYEVRHGGQAYHVVTAWQMGQPLLKAEVGGQRVTAQVDRIGLRYRIAHRGSQIDALVVTPATAALETLMPEKRPPDLSKFLLSPMPGLLKRLAVKVGDEVKAGEELAIVEAMKMENSLRAADDVVIAKILASEGQSLAVDQPILAFE
- a CDS encoding DUF411 domain-containing protein codes for the protein MENRLIRVICAAWLALALGARVVAAAEPQLPTVEVWKTPTCGCCTVWVRHLEEAGLKVKVTEMDDLTPIRRQFRVPPELSSCHTARVGGYVVEGHVPAEDVLRLLTTRPQITGIYVPGMPIGSPGMEGPDAEAFQVLALDAAGRKSVFATHKP
- the mce gene encoding methylmalonyl-CoA epimerase, whose translation is MIGRLNHVAIVVPDLKAATTLYRETLGAKVSAPVPLAEHGVTTVFVELPNSKIELLHPLGDESPIRRFLDSHPAGGVHHLCYEVADILVARDRLKAAGARVLGDGEPKTGAHGKPVLFLHPKDFCGTLIELEQA
- the meaB gene encoding methylmalonyl Co-A mutase-associated GTPase MeaB, with the protein product MSTPAALSPEALAQQVRSGDRRALARAITLVESSRREDQEPADRLLGMLAPEAGRSLRIAITGVPGVGKSTFIEALGNHMIDRGHRVAVLAVDPSSAISGGSILGDKTRMETLGRRPEAFIRPSPAGRTLGGVTRHTREAMLLVEAAGFDVVLVETVGVGQSETAVAEMTDMFVLLLLPGGGDELQGIKRGIVERADLVAVNKCDGEMRPAAERAMADYRSALGLLHPRSARWQVPVLACSARDGAGIDAIWADIERFRTTMTETGEFATQRARQARAWLWSEIAETLLDSLREDATMRQRVAAIEAAVAGGQSAPRVAARELVAIFLHQSPATDS
- a CDS encoding acyl-CoA carboxylase subunit beta, which translates into the protein MQDIIRQLEEKREAAKVGGGARRIEAQHAKGKLTARERLALLLDEGSFEEWDMFVEHRCSDFGMAEQKIPGDGVVTGYGTINGRLVFVFSQDFTVFGGSLSEAHAEKICKIMEQALKVGAPLIGLNDSGGARIQEGVASLGGYAEVFQRNVLASGVVPQISVIMGPCAGGAVYSPAMTDFTFMVKDSSYMFVTGPDVVKTVTHEEVSAEELGGAMTHSSRSGVADLAMENDVEALLSARRFFNFLPANNREKPPVWPTTDSLSRTEPSLDTLVPDDPAKPYDIKEVILKIADEGDFFELQPDYAKNIVIGFIRLEGATIGVVANQPMVLAGCLDISSAIKGARFVRFCDAFNIPILTLEDVPGFMPGTAQEYGGIIKHGAKLLYAYAEATVPKVTVITRKAYGGAYDVMASKHLRGDVNFAWPSAEIAVMGPKGAVEIIFRKDLGDEAAIAARTEEYRRKFANPFIAGARGFIDDVIMPHATRTRVCRSFAMLRNKDLKNPWRKHGNIPL
- the scpA gene encoding methylmalonyl-CoA mutase: MTGFAKRTLADWERLAARENGGHPPAEMAWQTPEGIAVKPLYSAADLARLEHLDALPGFAPYVRGPRATMYAVRPWTVRQYAGFSTAEESNAFYRRNLAAGQTGLSVAFDLPTHRGYDSDHPRVVGDVGKAGVAIDTVEDMKILFDQIPLDRMSVSMTMNGAVLPVMAMYVVAAEEQGVGQAALAGTLQNDILKEFMVRNTYIYPPAPSMRIVADIIGYTARHMPKFNPISISGYHMQEAGATCVQELGFTIADGIEYVRAAIASGLAVDEFAPRLSFFFGIGMNFFMEVAKLRAARLLWAQLMQELFQPQDPRSLMLRTHCQTSGVSLTSRDPYNNVIRTTIEALAAVLGGTQSLHTNSFDEALALPTPFSAHIARNTQLVIQEETAVTRVVDPLAGSYYVEHLTASLAGEARKLIDEVEQLGGMTRAVESGMPKMRIEQSAALRQARIDRGEEVIVGVNRYEREDEPEIEVLDIDNTAVRKAQVGRLQQVRATRDRGACEAALAALTRAAEENRGNLLELAIAAARSRASVGEISDALEKVFGRHRALIHSISGVYGSVYEGDEGFARVKQEVEHFARRTGRRPRLLVAKLGQDGHDRGAKVIATAFADLGFDVDIGPLFQTPEEAARHAIENDVHVVGVSSQAAGHKTLVPQLTAELARQGGGDILVVCGGVIPPQDHAMLKDAGVAAIFGPGTNVLVSAGQVLELLKATS
- a CDS encoding ACP S-malonyltransferase → MAERRIMFVFPGQGSQYRGMGSDVAAEFAVARDTYAEASEALGYDIARLSFEDPQGEIGLTRYTQPALLTHSIACLRAFSELAPAAQPVLAAGHSLGEYTALVAAGSLSLAAGLRLVKRRGELMGEYGAGGMLALGLDRAAARAVADRHCCQIASINLPEQTVVGGLDTDLESLAAEMERINPRKRAVRLATEGAFHTYLMVEAARRFRETLDATAFAPPGNGVLSNYTAGLHDPEPGAIRTRLFFQLFNPVDWVGCLGTAMAQGVTHMIEFGGGIGSGEGPADKRPNLESIVRKTLRGAGYEAQYAAAISTATIRDAAAQLSH